The genome window CTCGGTGGTTGCGGGATTCCTGAACCAGTCCGACCGGCCAGGGGTCACCGACGCCACATGAGTGCGGCCAGCGGGTTTCGGAGACGGTGCATGCCGGCCGGGCATGGTCCGGCGACGGGGGATCGCCCGTGAGGGCCATCTCATGGATCAAGCGAGCGCTCGTGCGCCTGCTCACCAGGACCACAGGCACCTGGATCGGTTCGGTTCGCCGGCCCGGGGTTCGATGAGCGCGCTCGAGGCGGCCCTCGCCGGCGTGTCCGCCACCCGTCTGGCCGACCTGACCGACATGCTGGTCAGCACCGCTTCGCCGACCGGACGTGAGGGCGCCCTCGCGGTGCGGATCGCCGAGGCGCTCGACGCCGCCGGCGTGCAGGCCAACGAGCAGTGGCTCGACGCCAGCGCAGCCAACGCCTGGGGCACGCTCGGCTCTCCCCGGCGGGGGCCGTCACTGCTGCTGTACTCGCCGATCGACACCATCACGTCGGGAGACGCCGCGGAGGACGGCGCGCTCGTCGGCTCCGGGTCGCGCCCCGACATGGAAGCGAAGCTGCGCACCGAGCGCGGATGGCTCGTCGGCCTCGGCGCCCACAACCCGAAGGGGCACGCGGCGTGCGTGCTGATGGCCACCGAGGCGCTCACCGGCGTCGCCGCCGACCTGTCCGGGCGGATCATCGCCGGGTTCGGCTGTCTCGGAATGCCGGTCAACCGCCGCGCCCCGGATCTGCTGGACGGGCACGGCGCAGGCTGTACCGCACTCCTCGAGGCAGTTCGCCCCGACGCCGCGGTGATTGCCAAGTCCGGTTGGTCGGTCTCCTGGAACGAGGTCGGCTTGGCCTGGTTCACCGTGCGCGTCGCGGGGATCCACACCTACGTCGGCAGCCGCCACCTGCTCGCCTACCGCAACGCCATCGCCGACGCCGCGGCGTTGATCCTCGAGGTGGAGACCTGGATCGACGAGTGGGCCGAGACGCGGGCCGACGGGTTCACCCGGCCGCGGGGCATCGTCGCCTCGGTCAACGGGGGCGATGCCCGCGCGACGGCGTTCACCGCAGACGCCTGCGAGTTCACAGTCGACCTTCGTCTCCCGCCCGGTGTTGCCGCGGACAGTGCCCAGCGAGCCCTCTCCGAGCGCATCGACCAATGGGCGGCGGCCATCGGCGCGTCAGCAACGGTGAGTCGCACACTCGCCATTGGTGGCAGCTGCACCGACCCGTCGGAGCCGATCGTGCAGGCCGCGATCGCGGCCTGGGAGACCGAGACCGGTCGCTCCCACCAGGCCCCGCGGGGCTTCTCGGGAGCGACCGACGCCAACATCCTCCGGCAGCACGGGGTGCCCACCGCGAGGATCGGCCTCCCCAAGATCGCCGCGCCCGGCGTCGACGTCGACTTCCAGTACGGGATGAACGCCGTCAACCCCGATGACCAGGTGGCGCTCTCGCGACACCTCATCCGGACCGCCTTCGAATACCTGCAGGGCGCCGGATGAGCCGGATCGTGCTCGGAGTGGGTGCATCGCACACCACGCTGATGAACACGCGCTGGCACGAGGTGGAGCACCTCAGCCGTGCCCACCGATTCCGCGACGCGCTTGGGGAGGCGCGCAGCCGGCTCGAAGGGGAATCGCCCGACCTCGTCCTGATCATCGGCTCCAACCACTTCCGCGGCATCGGCCTCGACCTCATGCCGGCCTTCACC of bacterium contains these proteins:
- a CDS encoding peptidase dimerization domain-containing protein, translating into MSALEAALAGVSATRLADLTDMLVSTASPTGREGALAVRIAEALDAAGVQANEQWLDASAANAWGTLGSPRRGPSLLLYSPIDTITSGDAAEDGALVGSGSRPDMEAKLRTERGWLVGLGAHNPKGHAACVLMATEALTGVAADLSGRIIAGFGCLGMPVNRRAPDLLDGHGAGCTALLEAVRPDAAVIAKSGWSVSWNEVGLAWFTVRVAGIHTYVGSRHLLAYRNAIADAAALILEVETWIDEWAETRADGFTRPRGIVASVNGGDARATAFTADACEFTVDLRLPPGVAADSAQRALSERIDQWAAAIGASATVSRTLAIGGSCTDPSEPIVQAAIAAWETETGRSHQAPRGFSGATDANILRQHGVPTARIGLPKIAAPGVDVDFQYGMNAVNPDDQVALSRHLIRTAFEYLQGAG